A genomic region of Deltaproteobacteria bacterium contains the following coding sequences:
- a CDS encoding mannose-1-phosphate guanylyltransferase, whose amino-acid sequence MKRNPTRKDPAVLIMAGGMGTRFWPASRERLPKQFLPICGPKPMVEESFDRAASLTDPQRIFVIINAHHRSTARKILGDRGARLVEEPCGRNTAPCIGLGCIHVIRRFGDLPTIALPADHFISGRTEFLRCLQQGVSLLDKGGLVTIGITPTYPETGYGYIEKGVSLSDGEAYRVDRFVEKPNLERAGEFLASGRYLWNSGIFIFKPSTMLKEIALHLPRLGEGLGRISESLGTERYPEILEEVYGGIEPISIDYGVMERTKEPVYVVEGRFGWSDVGSWAAVRKLREAEKDAEGNIASGKVLFLDTTNTFVHSQTERLIAVLGLDDLLVVDTEDVLLLADIKRSQEVRRFSEMVRRKGRTEYV is encoded by the coding sequence ATGAAAAGAAACCCGACTCGGAAAGATCCCGCGGTGCTCATCATGGCCGGGGGAATGGGGACTCGTTTCTGGCCTGCAAGCCGGGAGAGACTACCCAAGCAGTTTCTCCCAATCTGCGGTCCGAAACCCATGGTTGAAGAGTCCTTTGACCGGGCGGCCTCGCTGACGGATCCGCAGAGGATCTTTGTCATCATCAACGCGCACCACCGGTCGACTGCCCGGAAGATCCTGGGCGACAGGGGCGCCCGGCTCGTCGAGGAGCCCTGTGGAAGAAACACGGCTCCCTGCATCGGCCTCGGGTGCATCCACGTGATCAGGCGCTTCGGGGACCTCCCCACTATCGCCCTGCCCGCGGATCACTTCATCTCCGGCCGGACCGAGTTCCTCCGTTGCCTGCAGCAGGGGGTCTCCCTCCTGGACAAGGGTGGGCTCGTGACCATCGGGATTACTCCCACCTATCCAGAAACCGGGTATGGATATATCGAGAAAGGGGTTTCTCTCTCCGATGGAGAAGCGTACAGGGTCGACCGATTTGTCGAAAAACCGAATCTTGAAAGGGCGGGGGAGTTCCTCGCGAGTGGACGCTATCTCTGGAACTCCGGCATCTTCATCTTCAAACCCTCAACCATGCTCAAAGAGATCGCCCTCCACCTTCCCCGCCTGGGCGAAGGGCTCGGCAGGATCTCCGAGTCCCTCGGAACAGAGCGCTATCCGGAGATCCTGGAGGAGGTGTACGGCGGGATCGAGCCGATCTCCATCGACTACGGTGTCATGGAAAGGACAAAAGAGCCGGTCTACGTGGTAGAGGGAAGATTCGGCTGGAGCGACGTAGGCAGTTGGGCTGCCGTGCGCAAGCTCCGGGAAGCAGAAAAAGACGCTGAGGGCAACATCGCCTCTGGAAAAGTCCTCTTCCTGGACACGACAAACACCTTCGTCCATTCCCAGACAGAGCGGTTGATCGCTGTTCTCGGTCTCGACGACCTGCTGGTGGTGGACACAGAGGACGT
- the dnaX gene encoding DNA polymerase III subunit gamma/tau: protein MAYLVFARKYRPQVFEEVIGQDQVTRTLQNAIRAGRVAHALLFAGPRGVGKTSAARILAKALNCKTGPTPVPCGKCDSCQEISSGVSMDVIEIDGASNRGINEIRELREKVKYAPARGRYKIFIIDEVHMLTPEAFNALLKTLEEPPGHVVFVFATTEPNKIPLTILSRCQRFDFKRIPLKGMMERLEEIAEREGVGISAKGLQLIARQAEGSMRDAQSLLDQVVSFAGNEIRDEDVAEVLGIVDRKLLYRVSLAIANQDGRGCLEVLNSLDQYGYDFRQFSRDLLNHLRNLMIVHIAENPENLLDLPGSEINELKGQAEGLELRRLQQCFDLLLQVDGDLSRSPFPKLILETALLKMVDMEPVVAVDELLKRLEALEDRLTGTRTAPGERPGEAGREGLGAGRQAEALPESDGTKRAEGDGEGRGASALSEDLEKTWKGFLASANGENPVLGALLSHGRLLALNDRVMEIGFRKGSFYYDQVQEEPNRRAVAELTRAYFNRDLQPVFSIMGEASRASSRRKRDREADRERRMRREVLESPIVKDALEILEGEVEEVKVDTSSEP, encoded by the coding sequence ATGGCGTACCTCGTTTTTGCCAGGAAGTACAGGCCTCAGGTCTTCGAGGAGGTTATCGGCCAGGACCAGGTGACCCGCACCCTCCAGAACGCCATCAGGGCGGGCCGCGTGGCCCATGCCCTGCTCTTTGCCGGCCCCAGGGGAGTGGGGAAAACTTCGGCTGCCAGGATTCTTGCAAAGGCCCTTAACTGCAAGACCGGACCGACGCCTGTTCCCTGCGGAAAGTGCGATTCCTGCCAGGAAATCTCTTCGGGCGTCTCCATGGACGTCATCGAGATCGATGGAGCCTCCAACAGAGGGATCAACGAGATCCGTGAACTCAGGGAGAAGGTGAAGTACGCTCCTGCCAGAGGGCGGTACAAGATCTTCATCATAGACGAAGTCCACATGCTTACTCCCGAGGCCTTCAATGCCCTTCTGAAGACTCTGGAGGAACCGCCCGGTCACGTGGTCTTCGTCTTCGCCACAACCGAGCCGAACAAGATCCCCCTTACGATTCTCTCCAGGTGCCAGCGGTTCGATTTCAAGCGAATTCCCCTGAAAGGAATGATGGAGAGACTCGAGGAGATTGCCGAGCGGGAGGGAGTCGGAATCAGTGCGAAGGGCCTCCAGTTGATTGCCCGGCAGGCCGAGGGAAGCATGAGAGACGCCCAGAGTCTGCTCGATCAGGTCGTCTCTTTTGCAGGTAACGAAATCCGCGATGAGGATGTGGCCGAGGTCTTGGGTATTGTGGACCGGAAGCTCCTGTACAGGGTTTCCCTGGCCATTGCCAATCAGGACGGCCGGGGTTGCCTCGAAGTCCTGAACAGCCTCGATCAGTACGGCTACGATTTTCGCCAGTTTTCAAGAGACCTTCTCAATCATTTGAGAAATCTCATGATAGTCCACATTGCGGAAAATCCCGAAAACCTGCTCGATCTGCCCGGCAGTGAAATCAACGAGCTCAAGGGCCAGGCCGAGGGATTGGAATTGCGGAGGCTGCAGCAGTGCTTTGATCTGCTCCTCCAGGTGGACGGGGATCTTTCCCGTTCCCCTTTCCCCAAGCTTATTCTGGAGACGGCCCTATTGAAGATGGTCGACATGGAACCCGTGGTGGCCGTGGACGAGCTTCTGAAGAGACTCGAGGCCCTTGAGGACCGTCTGACAGGGACCCGTACCGCTCCGGGCGAGCGGCCCGGGGAAGCCGGGCGGGAAGGTTTGGGGGCTGGCAGACAGGCAGAGGCCCTGCCGGAGTCAGACGGTACGAAGAGGGCCGAGGGAGACGGCGAGGGGCGGGGCGCGTCCGCCCTGTCTGAAGACCTCGAGAAGACGTGGAAGGGCTTTCTCGCGTCTGCCAACGGGGAAAACCCGGTGCTCGGAGCTCTCCTTTCCCACGGCAGGCTCCTCGCCCTGAACGATCGGGTCATGGAGATCGGGTTCAGGAAGGGGTCCTTCTACTACGATCAGGTGCAGGAGGAACCGAACAGGCGGGCCGTGGCGGAACTGACCCGGGCCTATTTCAACAGAGATCTCCAGCCCGTCTTCTCCATCATGGGAGAGGCTTCCCGAGCTTCCTCCAGGAGAAAAAGAGACCGAGAGGCCGACAGGGAGCGCCGTATGAGGAGGGAAGTCCTGGAGAGTCCCATAGTCAAGGATGCTCTGGAGATCCTTGAGGGAGAAGTGGAGGAGGTCAAGGTCGACACCTCTTCCGAGCCGTAA
- a CDS encoding nucleoside deaminase — translation MARPDDLRFMEMALKEAWKGARAGEVPVGAVLVLGGEVIGRDHNRCVSTCDPTAHAEILVLRSGSRRLGNYRLPGSALYVTVEPCAMCVGAMIQARIARLVYGTPEEKTGMVQSRLALLDSSLFNHRITVVGGLLAEECRGVVQSFFREKRGRIGSEFRGWSSTVV, via the coding sequence ATGGCTCGGCCCGATGATCTCCGGTTTATGGAAATGGCCCTCAAGGAGGCCTGGAAAGGAGCCCGGGCCGGGGAGGTTCCGGTGGGCGCGGTTCTGGTTTTAGGAGGGGAGGTCATCGGCCGGGATCACAACCGGTGCGTGTCGACCTGTGACCCCACTGCCCACGCCGAGATCCTCGTGCTCCGGAGCGGGTCGAGGAGACTCGGGAACTATCGCCTTCCGGGGTCCGCGCTCTATGTGACGGTGGAGCCGTGCGCCATGTGTGTCGGTGCAATGATCCAGGCGAGGATTGCGAGACTCGTCTACGGGACTCCCGAGGAGAAGACCGGGATGGTGCAATCCCGGTTGGCCCTTCTCGATTCATCTCTTTTCAATCATAGAATCACGGTTGTCGGGGGGCTTCTGGCCGAGGAGTGCCGCGGGGTGGTGCAGTCCTTTTTCAGGGAGAAGAGGGGGAGGATCGGTTCCGAATTCAGGGGCTGGAGTTCCACCGTGGTGTGA
- the groL gene encoding chaperonin GroEL (60 kDa chaperone family; promotes refolding of misfolded polypeptides especially under stressful conditions; forms two stacked rings of heptamers to form a barrel-shaped 14mer; ends can be capped by GroES; misfolded proteins enter the barrel where they are refolded when GroES binds), with protein MAAKEIKFDEEARQSILKGLNILAEAVKATLGPKGRNVVLEKSWGSPTVTKDGVTVAKEVELEDKFENMGAQMVKEVASKTSDTAGDGTTTATVLAQSICREGFRVVAAGANPMDVKRGIDAAVEVVVEELKKLSKPTKEEKDISQVGTISANNDETIGNIIAEAMNKVGKEGVITVEEAKSMETTLDVVEGMQFDRGYLSPYFVTDSEKMEVELEEPYLLLHEKKISSMNDLVPLLETVARSGKSLLIIAEDVEGEALATLVVNKIRGTLRVAAVKAPGFGDRRKAMLEDIAILTGGRVISEDLGVKLENVRIEDLGQAKRVHIDKENTTIVEGAGSASNIEARVKQIRAQIEETTSDYDREKLQERLAKIVGGVAVIKVGAATETEMKERKARVEDALNATRAAVEEGIVPGGGVAYLRCVEALENLKFEDDRAIGVNLVKRALEEPTRQIAVNAGHDGSVVVEKVKKEKGAFGFDAAKEEYADLAAAGIIDPTKVVRLALQNAASVASLMITTEAVVAQKPEEKAPAAPGSSGGGMY; from the coding sequence ATGGCAGCCAAGGAGATCAAGTTTGACGAGGAAGCCAGGCAATCGATCCTGAAGGGTTTGAATATCCTCGCCGAGGCGGTGAAGGCGACCCTGGGTCCCAAGGGCCGTAACGTGGTGCTCGAGAAGTCGTGGGGCTCTCCCACCGTTACCAAGGACGGCGTGACGGTGGCCAAAGAGGTCGAACTGGAGGACAAGTTCGAGAACATGGGTGCCCAGATGGTCAAGGAGGTGGCCAGTAAGACGAGCGACACGGCCGGAGACGGCACGACAACGGCGACGGTTCTGGCACAGTCGATCTGCAGGGAGGGCTTCAGGGTCGTTGCGGCAGGCGCCAACCCCATGGACGTAAAGCGGGGTATCGATGCGGCTGTCGAGGTGGTCGTGGAAGAGCTGAAGAAGTTGAGCAAGCCCACCAAGGAGGAGAAGGATATATCCCAGGTGGGGACGATTTCGGCCAACAACGACGAGACGATCGGCAATATCATTGCAGAGGCCATGAACAAGGTGGGCAAGGAGGGCGTAATCACCGTGGAAGAGGCCAAATCCATGGAGACGACCCTCGATGTGGTGGAAGGCATGCAGTTCGACAGAGGCTACCTCTCCCCTTATTTCGTGACGGATTCGGAGAAGATGGAGGTCGAACTGGAGGAGCCTTACCTCCTGCTCCACGAGAAGAAGATCAGCAGTATGAACGACTTGGTGCCTCTGCTGGAGACCGTGGCCAGGTCGGGCAAATCTCTCCTCATCATCGCCGAGGATGTGGAGGGGGAGGCCCTTGCCACTTTGGTTGTGAACAAGATCAGAGGTACCTTACGGGTGGCAGCCGTCAAGGCTCCGGGTTTTGGAGACCGGAGGAAGGCGATGCTTGAAGACATCGCCATTCTGACCGGAGGCCGAGTGATATCGGAGGACTTGGGGGTAAAGCTCGAAAACGTGAGGATAGAGGATCTGGGCCAGGCAAAGCGGGTGCACATCGACAAAGAGAACACCACTATCGTGGAAGGAGCGGGTTCGGCGAGCAACATCGAGGCGAGGGTGAAGCAGATCCGTGCCCAGATCGAGGAGACGACCTCGGACTACGACCGTGAGAAGCTCCAGGAGCGGCTGGCTAAGATCGTGGGGGGTGTGGCGGTCATCAAAGTGGGGGCTGCGACGGAGACAGAGATGAAGGAGCGGAAGGCGAGGGTGGAAGACGCGCTGAACGCCACCCGTGCAGCCGTTGAAGAAGGTATCGTGCCGGGTGGGGGTGTGGCTTATCTCCGGTGCGTCGAGGCCCTTGAGAATCTGAAGTTTGAAGACGATCGGGCTATCGGGGTCAATCTCGTCAAGCGCGCACTGGAGGAGCCGACCCGACAGATCGCCGTGAATGCAGGCCACGATGGGTCTGTCGTCGTGGAGAAGGTGAAGAAAGAGAAGGGGGCTTTCGGGTTTGATGCGGCAAAAGAAGAGTATGCCGACCTGGCTGCGGCAGGGATAATAGATCCCACCAAGGTGGTCAGGCTTGCCCTCCAAAATGCGGCGAGCGTTGCCTCTCTCATGATCACCACCGAGGCGGTGGTGGCCCAGAAGCCAGAGGAGAAGGCACCGGCTGCTCCCGGGTCTTCCGGGGGTGGAATGTACTAG
- a CDS encoding dual specificity protein phosphatase family protein yields MTFVLERLALGDLEDLENPARGVGSILNVAEEVDVDPPRCRYKKIPLTDGQPIPVERLIEAVEWVRERIASDRVLVACHYGVGRSASVVIAYLCSVGFGYGEALDFVSSKRPRVDPVPHLEQTIVEILGHPED; encoded by the coding sequence ATGACTTTCGTGCTGGAGAGATTGGCCCTGGGAGATCTCGAAGACCTGGAGAATCCCGCCCGGGGGGTAGGATCCATACTTAACGTCGCCGAAGAGGTCGATGTGGACCCTCCCCGGTGCAGGTATAAGAAAATACCCCTCACCGACGGGCAACCCATCCCCGTGGAGAGGCTCATTGAGGCCGTAGAGTGGGTTCGGGAGAGGATTGCATCGGACAGGGTCCTGGTAGCCTGTCACTACGGGGTAGGAAGGTCCGCATCTGTGGTCATCGCCTATCTCTGCAGCGTCGGATTCGGATACGGAGAGGCCCTGGATTTCGTCTCGTCCAAGAGGCCCAGAGTGGATCCGGTCCCTCACCTTGAGCAGACGATCGTGGAGATTCTTGGCCATCCGGAGGATTAG
- a CDS encoding ABC transporter ATP-binding protein, producing MEDRAIIETEGLTKIYNGQVAVDGLTLKVSEGEVFGFLGPNGAGKTTTLLMLLGLTEPSGGWARVVGVDPTRDPIKVKAMTGYLAENTGFYGDLDAQQTLEFLAELNGLSPEVARERIKEALRTVGLEAEAHKKVGAYSRGMRQRLGIAELLIKEPKLAFLDEPTLGLDPDATKWMMELIERLSRERKMTVVLSSHLLHQVQRICHRVGIMIKGKLVAEGPMDRLAREKLGIGTEQYSLEEVYMKYFQEA from the coding sequence ATGGAAGATCGAGCGATCATAGAGACCGAGGGGTTGACCAAGATCTACAATGGTCAGGTGGCGGTTGACGGGTTGACCTTGAAGGTATCGGAGGGCGAGGTGTTCGGGTTTCTCGGGCCCAATGGGGCCGGCAAGACGACGACCCTTCTGATGCTTTTGGGCCTGACAGAGCCGAGTGGTGGTTGGGCCCGGGTAGTGGGCGTCGACCCCACCCGCGATCCGATCAAGGTCAAGGCGATGACCGGGTACCTGGCCGAGAACACGGGGTTCTACGGGGATCTCGATGCGCAACAGACCCTTGAGTTTCTGGCCGAGCTCAATGGTCTATCGCCCGAGGTGGCGCGGGAGCGCATCAAAGAGGCTCTCCGTACGGTCGGCCTCGAAGCCGAGGCTCACAAGAAAGTCGGGGCGTACTCCCGGGGTATGAGGCAGCGTCTGGGCATAGCCGAGCTGCTGATCAAGGAGCCGAAGCTGGCTTTCCTGGATGAACCCACCCTGGGGCTGGATCCCGACGCGACCAAGTGGATGATGGAGTTGATCGAGAGGCTGTCCAGGGAGAGGAAGATGACGGTGGTCCTCTCCTCACATCTGTTGCACCAGGTGCAGAGGATATGCCATCGGGTCGGGATCATGATCAAGGGGAAGCTCGTTGCCGAGGGACCCATGGATCGGCTGGCCAGGGAGAAGCTGGGCATAGGGACGGAGCAGTACAGTCTCGAAGAGGTCTACATGAAGTATTTCCAGGAGGCTTAG
- a CDS encoding phosphomannose isomerase type II C-terminal cupin domain has protein sequence MNRTRQVPSEERRPWGGFLVLEDRATHKVKRIWVDPGRRLSYQRHSRRSEHWIIIEGKAEVTLDGRQILLGPGESVDIPLKAAHRIRNAGETTLTFIEVQRGDYFGEDDIERLEDDYGRVSPSRGDEIVGGIKDGG, from the coding sequence TTGAATCGGACAAGACAGGTTCCCTCAGAAGAGAGAAGGCCCTGGGGGGGGTTTCTGGTCCTCGAGGACCGGGCAACCCACAAGGTGAAGCGGATCTGGGTCGACCCCGGCCGCCGTCTCAGCTACCAGAGACACTCCAGGCGGTCGGAACACTGGATCATCATCGAGGGAAAGGCCGAGGTGACCCTGGACGGCAGACAGATTCTCCTCGGCCCAGGTGAGTCGGTGGATATACCCCTGAAGGCAGCGCACAGGATCCGGAATGCGGGAGAGACCACTCTCACCTTTATCGAGGTCCAAAGGGGGGATTATTTCGGCGAGGACGATATCGAGAGGCTGGAAGACGACTACGGTCGTGTGTCTCCCTCCCGGGGGGATGAGATCGTGGGAGGGATCAAGGACGGCGGCTAG
- a CDS encoding glycosyltransferase — protein sequence MHIAMMTAWNTDSGVAVHAEPLGKAWLKMGHDLTVYSHVQDDYHGEGFTGEDDDYVIRCLGTQRTNLLDPRPILTTDFDILVVQDLRMLPVENLARIFPLLKNRARTVHVVHENTLPEEPWFYQFTWDGVVYFDERQDFLRDVYPHAKRIPFPCFPIRRGDQLEARRKLDLPPDKKIIYVFCHRGYEPFLRDIPDELRGQAILLFVVPPGYQMVERGRIPPWMIIREEEVLSEERFDDYLFASDAVVFHKFQSLYLGVVSSTGFQALGAGCPIFVPSMSDYFKPLENEVIHYHDAQDLGEKLVDLLLGDGRKRKSLLDRADGFCAVNSPEIIAKRFIDFFIELGRPWTRSE from the coding sequence ATGCACATCGCGATGATGACGGCCTGGAACACGGATTCCGGAGTTGCAGTCCATGCCGAACCGCTCGGTAAGGCCTGGCTGAAGATGGGACACGACCTGACCGTGTACAGCCACGTTCAGGATGATTACCACGGGGAGGGCTTTACAGGGGAAGACGACGACTATGTGATAAGATGCTTGGGAACTCAGCGGACCAACCTGCTCGACCCCCGCCCCATCCTTACCACCGACTTCGACATCCTGGTCGTTCAAGACCTGAGGATGCTTCCAGTCGAGAATCTCGCGCGGATCTTTCCCCTCCTCAAGAACCGGGCTAGAACGGTCCATGTGGTCCATGAAAACACGCTTCCCGAAGAACCCTGGTTCTACCAGTTCACCTGGGACGGTGTGGTCTACTTCGACGAAAGGCAGGATTTTCTGAGGGACGTCTATCCCCACGCCAAGAGGATCCCCTTCCCCTGCTTCCCCATCAGGAGGGGAGATCAGCTCGAGGCGAGAAGAAAGCTCGACCTTCCCCCGGACAAGAAGATAATCTATGTCTTCTGCCACAGGGGATATGAGCCTTTTCTCAGGGACATCCCCGATGAATTGAGAGGCCAGGCAATCCTCCTCTTCGTCGTTCCCCCTGGTTATCAGATGGTCGAGAGGGGAAGGATTCCGCCGTGGATGATAATCAGGGAGGAGGAGGTGCTCTCTGAAGAGAGGTTCGACGATTACCTCTTTGCCTCCGACGCGGTCGTCTTTCACAAGTTCCAGAGCCTCTATCTCGGCGTGGTCTCTTCGACCGGCTTCCAGGCTTTGGGAGCGGGGTGCCCTATCTTCGTGCCCAGCATGTCGGACTACTTCAAGCCCCTGGAGAACGAAGTCATCCATTACCACGATGCCCAGGATCTCGGCGAAAAACTGGTCGACCTGCTCCTCGGAGACGGGAGGAAGCGAAAGTCCCTGCTCGACCGGGCGGACGGTTTCTGCGCGGTCAACTCGCCCGAGATCATCGCAAAGCGGTTCATCGATTTCTTTATCGAACTGGGAAGGCCCTGGACCAGATCCGAATGA
- a CDS encoding ABC transporter permease, whose protein sequence is MSGIRAIFRKELADHFSSYRFMILFTLIAMVSLITAYMVGLNIKHELEGVAKPRFVFLMLFTSRGALFSLVQFVALFGPWIGLVLGFDSINRERNEGTLSKILSQPIYRDAVINGKFLAGVVTISIMMISIVLVVTGLGLKMVGVVPGAEEIWRILIYLVISIIYISFWLGVAILFSILFRSIATSALAAFAMWIFFSFFVSLGASVVANAMTPQIGESTPQGIIRRARIEKGFSLISPMELYTEATATIIDPTKKTTHSIVLMGPMERISLSRFSGPLSLDQSILLVLPYIISLIAITAVCFAISYVVFMRQEIRSL, encoded by the coding sequence GTGAGCGGGATAAGGGCGATTTTCAGGAAGGAGCTGGCTGATCATTTCTCGAGCTACCGCTTCATGATTCTCTTCACATTGATAGCCATGGTCAGTCTCATAACGGCTTACATGGTGGGTCTGAACATCAAGCACGAGCTGGAGGGCGTGGCGAAGCCGCGGTTCGTATTTCTCATGCTTTTCACCTCCCGGGGGGCCTTGTTCTCCCTGGTTCAATTCGTGGCCCTGTTTGGACCGTGGATCGGACTTGTCTTGGGTTTTGACTCTATCAACCGGGAGAGGAACGAGGGGACACTGAGCAAGATCCTATCCCAGCCGATCTACCGGGATGCGGTTATCAACGGGAAGTTTCTGGCCGGTGTGGTGACGATCAGCATCATGATGATCTCCATCGTCCTGGTGGTCACGGGTTTGGGCCTGAAGATGGTGGGCGTCGTTCCCGGAGCCGAGGAGATCTGGAGGATATTGATCTACCTGGTGATAAGCATCATCTATATCTCCTTCTGGTTGGGGGTGGCGATCCTGTTCTCGATTCTCTTTCGGAGCATCGCCACGTCGGCTCTGGCTGCTTTTGCAATGTGGATCTTCTTCTCCTTTTTCGTCTCCCTCGGGGCGAGTGTGGTGGCCAATGCGATGACGCCACAGATTGGTGAGTCGACTCCTCAGGGGATTATCCGCCGCGCCCGGATCGAGAAAGGGTTCAGCCTCATCTCGCCCATGGAGCTTTACACCGAGGCCACTGCTACGATCATCGATCCAACCAAGAAGACCACCCATTCTATCGTCCTCATGGGGCCCATGGAGAGGATATCCCTGTCCCGTTTTTCAGGTCCCCTCTCACTCGACCAGAGCATCCTCTTGGTCTTGCCCTACATCATCTCGCTCATCGCTATCACGGCGGTCTGTTTCGCCATATCCTATGTCGTCTTCATGCGCCAAGAGATTCGATCCCTCTGA
- a CDS encoding glycosidase: MKAGDFFIGPFADYEENPILKPSDGFQSRGLYNPAVILEGESFYMLYRAETDDGLTGRIGLAVSRDGFRFTCRAEPIVEPGDDFDRGGCEDPRIVKLDELYCLTYVGNSGRYHVSNICVATSRDLLHWTKHGPVLSPREGSWDTGQIKAGAVVPERIGGRYVMYFMGEERPWAASIGIAYSEDLFHWYEPLERPVLSPRKGRFDCLGVEPGPAPVILPEGILLVYNGWGGDCLYRTGGALFSRDDPATVLQRSDEPLLSPARDYGEEFGTANHCVAEGLVRKGDKWLLYYGAADRVTCVATYQGGAAYAEEVH, encoded by the coding sequence ATGAAGGCAGGAGACTTCTTCATCGGCCCCTTTGCCGACTACGAGGAAAACCCGATCCTGAAGCCCTCCGATGGCTTCCAGTCAAGGGGCCTCTACAACCCGGCCGTGATCCTGGAAGGAGAGAGCTTCTACATGCTCTACCGGGCAGAGACCGACGACGGGCTGACCGGGAGAATCGGGCTCGCCGTGAGCCGTGATGGATTCCGTTTCACCTGCAGGGCAGAGCCGATTGTCGAACCCGGCGATGATTTTGACAGGGGCGGCTGCGAGGATCCGAGGATCGTGAAGTTGGACGAGCTCTACTGCCTCACTTACGTGGGAAACAGCGGCAGGTATCACGTTTCCAATATCTGTGTCGCCACCTCCCGGGATCTCCTTCACTGGACAAAGCACGGCCCTGTCCTGAGCCCGCGGGAGGGATCGTGGGACACGGGGCAGATCAAAGCGGGTGCCGTGGTCCCGGAGAGGATCGGCGGGAGATACGTGATGTACTTCATGGGAGAGGAGAGGCCGTGGGCTGCGTCCATCGGCATAGCATATTCAGAAGACCTCTTTCACTGGTATGAGCCCCTGGAGCGACCGGTGCTCTCGCCCAGGAAGGGCCGTTTCGACTGCCTGGGCGTCGAGCCCGGGCCAGCCCCTGTAATCCTCCCTGAGGGGATACTGTTGGTCTATAATGGATGGGGAGGGGACTGTCTCTACAGGACGGGGGGAGCCCTCTTCTCCAGGGACGATCCTGCCACGGTACTCCAGAGAAGCGATGAGCCCCTTCTCTCCCCGGCCCGGGACTATGGAGAGGAGTTTGGGACGGCGAACCACTGCGTGGCCGAGGGGCTGGTAAGAAAGGGTGACAAGTGGCTTCTATATTACGGCGCCGCGGATCGGGTAACCTGTGTGGCTACCTACCAAGGGGGAGCGGCCTATGCTGAAGAGGTTCATTAA
- a CDS encoding glycosidase yields MLKRFIKNPLLKPKRENDWESRLVFNPAAVHHNGLFHLLYRAVGEDEISRIGYAVSADGYEFFRFDKPVFTPRGLAESKGCEDPRLVSLEGRFYMTYTGYSARGVRVCLASTDNFIQWERYGIVLPDMDNKDAVLFPERVAGRYVMLHRPMSPPRSIWIIYSEDLLHWTDSKKIMAPREGGWDGVGIGSASPPVKTEKGWLLIYHGVDGEGVYRLGAALLGLDDPSQVVARHPDPILEPEEDYELRGEVREVVFGCGICEVEDTYFVYYGGADRVICGATAKKQELLDLF; encoded by the coding sequence ATGCTGAAGAGGTTCATTAAGAATCCGCTTCTGAAGCCCAAGAGGGAAAACGACTGGGAATCGAGACTCGTCTTCAACCCCGCCGCCGTTCACCACAACGGCCTCTTCCACCTGCTCTACCGGGCAGTGGGGGAGGACGAAATCTCGAGAATCGGCTATGCGGTGAGTGCCGATGGATACGAGTTCTTCCGGTTCGACAAGCCCGTCTTCACGCCCAGGGGTCTGGCAGAGAGCAAGGGCTGTGAGGACCCAAGGTTGGTCTCCCTGGAGGGCAGGTTCTACATGACCTACACAGGCTATTCGGCCAGAGGTGTCAGAGTCTGCCTCGCCTCAACCGACAACTTCATCCAGTGGGAGAGGTACGGGATAGTCCTGCCTGATATGGACAACAAGGACGCTGTCCTCTTCCCCGAAAGGGTCGCCGGAAGGTACGTCATGCTCCACAGGCCCATGTCCCCTCCTCGCAGCATCTGGATCATTTACTCGGAAGACCTCCTCCACTGGACCGATTCCAAGAAGATCATGGCGCCCCGCGAGGGGGGATGGGACGGGGTCGGCATAGGATCGGCCAGCCCCCCTGTGAAGACGGAAAAAGGCTGGTTGCTCATCTACCATGGCGTTGACGGGGAGGGTGTATACAGGCTGGGAGCCGCCCTCCTCGGCCTCGACGACCCCTCTCAGGTGGTGGCCAGGCATCCGGACCCGATCCTGGAGCCCGAAGAGGACTACGAACTCAGAGGCGAAGTCCGGGAGGTGGTCTTTGGATGCGGCATCTGTGAGGTGGAAGACACGTACTTTGTCTACTACGGAGGGGCCGACAGGGTAATCTGCGGGGCGACGGCTAAGAAGCAGGAACTGCTCGACCTGTTCTAG